Part of the Anopheles gambiae chromosome 3, idAnoGambNW_F1_1, whole genome shotgun sequence genome is shown below.
AGCCGTAGCAACCGTACGCAATCCCATTATTCCCCCCGGCAAGGAGCCAATCATGCGCCAACAGTCACGCAGCACACCACACTCGTACCGATGATACTGCTTGTGCGCTTTGTCCATACATTCCTTCGAGCAGTACATTGTCACGGTGCATCCCTCGCAAGGAATGAGCGTAAACCTGTCCTCATTCTGACAGAAATCACAACGCTTGTACCGTTCCTGATCATTCAGCATGCTAGCGTACGGCTTCTCAATCAGCAGGACGTCTCCCACCTTTAGTTTCTGCGTCGTCACCAAATGACGACCGACTTCACTGTTCTGGCGCAGCTCCACACATTTCACCAACTGAGGGACGTTTGCGTGTGCCTCGTAGCTCAACTTCAGTTCCGGATGGACCATGTAACGTGGCCGATGCTTGCCAAACTCGATTGGTTTTCCGTCGCAAGGTTCTGCATACATTTCCTCGATGCGTCGCTTCACGTGCTGCTCGCGCTTGTTCAGCTTGTCCGCCAATCGCGCCGGGTAGTTCGAGGCTCGCGCTAGGCGTATGGTTTCCAAACACTCCTCGTACATGTCTAACCTTAGACAGACCGCCGACCGGTTGCCGTACGAAAGTGCTCTGGTTTCCGAACCTGGCTCCGAGCACGCGATGCTCTCGTTGTAGTGCTGGAGCGACTTCAAGCACTCACCTTCCGTGGCGAACAGTTCATTGCCACGGTTACGGGCCGCAACCGCGTTGGCGTTGTCCTTTGTGTCGGGTTGCAGCTTAAGCCGGTCGTGAAACGGGAACGTGCGCAGAAACTCATCGATTTCGCGCTTAATAATTTCTGGTATCTTATCCTTGTCCGGCTGGTTCTGGGTAGGCTCGATGATGCGCTGCTTGAGCGATTCCTCCCATAGTTGATCGAACAGGTTCCCCACATCCCACGCGTCATCCTGGAGCCGCTCGGACATGCTCAAGGCtgtgtttagtttgttttcgTGTTAAAGTcctaaattaaaattaaaacatgaaCAACAAAGCTTTACACCATGATAGATGAACAAACTTACGTGAAACAAAATGGAGATGTGTGTTTCAGGTGAAAGAAAACAGCTTCCCAAACTTGCCTTTGTTTTCTATCGGCGTTAGTTCCGTTATGATGAAAACGAACATGCACGAACAGGTTTGCCGCGCTTGTTGCAGGCAGAAGAAGTGACGTTTCTCGAGCGATTGGTTTACCCAAGTaacaaaaacgacaaaaagtCTGCGCCgctaaaacgaaaaaaaaaactagttgCAGTATAACGCATTGTAATGCTCCTTTTTCGGTCGACCAATGTCGGACCACCCGTCGGACCACCCGAGCGAAATCCCGACGAAGTTGctgcccaagcgccacagattaagcttaaacgactggaaaatcaaatatccagagcaaaaaaacgaaagctccaTAGCTATATTGGTTTGATTAATAGATGGCGTTactacaactcat
Proteins encoded:
- the LOC133392808 gene encoding SET and MYND domain-containing protein 4-like codes for the protein MSERLQDDAWDVGNLFDQLWEESLKQRIIEPTQNQPDKDKIPEIIKREIDEFLRTFPFHDRLKLQPDTKDNANAVAARNRGNELFATEGECLKSLQHYNESIACSEPGSETRALSYGNRSAVCLRLDMYEECLETIRLARASNYPARLADKLNKREQHVKRRIEEMYAEPCDGKPIEFGKHRPRYMVHPELKLSYEAHANVPQLVKCVELRQNSEVGRHLVTTQKLKVGDVLLIEKPYASMLNDQERYKRCDFCQNEDRFTLIPCEGCTVTMYCSKECMDKAHKQYHRYECGVLRDCWRMIGSLPGGIMGLRTVATAFASFEQDLEGWIDHLNTLDEAKVNAFTVDWNEITDSDMYDTVHVLATNQKRRSCKDLAMLIFFASIVHRLLLERTELGTLCESNPARSKLLFDLLLRHVQTSPINKKQVSHMKCCEIDQEDEYEFNNFGYDSDDEDIFEERTHAIAVYPLFSMANHSCIPNVAPIHLLDGRCAFVVSRPIAAGEQLFDVYGFGTTEFDSSLRLLCLEQCYYFKCRCAVCESCSYVSVRNMNQEEEKFLRAMSNSVQMRNHLPKLIEHMNEVGRCYPKHQYTAAEVMLVRSLRIIHSYSLEDDAEDEFGNFGVLGSSDG